A single window of Gossypium hirsutum isolate 1008001.06 chromosome A10, Gossypium_hirsutum_v2.1, whole genome shotgun sequence DNA harbors:
- the LOC107924960 gene encoding lactosylceramide 4-alpha-galactosyltransferase gives MFQMSKLYHNFHHTKNSVFSFVFLLPLFLLLLLACNGFSVFYINLSVPAKTSPEPANLLLEILPGDKPVKKLSSSSVMYAVKEENPSLNLKTHLSLLQNPNISMVLKPKKQPHRFSPQTLKALQLRTTKTAKGFTFSTKLRAFFQNSNCKLRFFMTWISSLHSLSHRELLVIESVFKSNPKACLVIVSTSLDSPKGNAVLKPFLNMGFNLITVSPDFGSIFKHTYAETWFNRLKTGNINPGEVSLGQNLSNLLRLVLLYKYGGVYIDTDVIVLKSFNNLSNVIGAQSMKIETKTWSRLNNAVLIFDKHHPLLYKFIQEFALTFDGNKWGHNGPYLVSRVVGRVTNGPEFNFTVLPPPAFYPVDWSRIRSLFRGPNNWIQSDWLRRKLEQIRRQSYTVHLWNRQSKDVRVEEGSIVHHIISDCCIFCNISTSSL, from the coding sequence atgtttcAAATGTCTAAACTTTACCATAATTTCCATCATACCAAAAATTCAGTCTTTAGCTTTGTGTTTTTATTaccacttttccttcttcttcttttagcTTGTAATGGCTTCTCTGTTTTCTACATTAACCTCTCTGTTCCCGCCAAAACTTCACCGGAGCCCGCCAATTTGTTACTGGAGATCCTTCCCGGTGACAAACCGGTGAAAAAATTATCATCTTCCTCAGTTATGTATGCAGTGAAAGAAGAGAACCcatctttaaatttaaaaacccaTTTATCTCTTTTACAAAACCCCAACATTTCAATGGTTTTAAAGCCAAAAAAACAACCTCATCGTTTTAGTCCTCAAACATTGAAGGCTTTGCAATTAAGGACAACAAAAACAGCAAAGGGTTTCACTTTCTCCACCAAATTAAGGGCTTTTTTCCAAAATTCAAACTGTAAGCTTCGTTTTTTCATGACATGGATTTCATCATTACATTCATTAAGTCATAGAGAATTACTTGTCATTGAAAGTGTGTTCAAATCAAACCCCAAAGCTTGTCTTGTCATTGTATCCACTTCATTAGATTCCCCAAAAGGAAATGCTGttttaaaaccatttttaaaCATGGGGTTTAATTTAATCACTGTAAGTCCTGATTTTGGTTCTATATTCAAGCACACATATGCAGAAACATGGTTTAATCGATTAAAGACAGGCAATATCAATCCAGGTGAGGTTTCTTTAGGACAAAACCTGTCTAATCTACTCCGATTGGTCTTGTTATACAAATACGGCGGCGTTTATATCGACACAGATGTTATTGTTTTAAAAAGTTTCAACAATTTGAGCAATGTGATTGGTGCACAGTCCATGAAAATTGAGACCAAAACTTGGAGTAGATTAAACAATGCTGTGTTGATTTTTGATAAACATCATCCATTGTTGTACAAATTCATACAAGAATTTGCACTTACTTTTGATGGTAATAAATGGGGTCACAATGGTCCTTATTTAGTTTCAAGGGTAGTTGGTAGAGTTACCAATGGGCCTGAATTTAACTTCACCGTGTTGCCACCGCCGGCTTTTTATCCGGTCGATTGGAGTCGGATCCGTAGCTTATTCCGAGGGCCTAATAATTGGATTCAATCGGATTGGTTACGTCGTAAACTCGAGCAAATCCGAAGACAAAGCTATACTGTTCATCTTTGGAACAGGCAAAGTAAGGATGTTAGAGTTGAAGAAGGTAGCATTGTTCATCATATTATATCAGATTGTTGTATTTTTTGCAATATTTCAACATCAAGTTTGTAA
- the LOC107925089 gene encoding dof zinc finger protein DOF1.5 — protein MGLSSKQVSSDGGHGWSQPLLQAQTLPKASIIKKRHTQNQHQQPLKCPRCDSLNTKFCYYNNYNKSQPRHFCKACKRHWTKGGTLRNVPVGGGRKNKRLKPGIKAVSTAINTSTASSDNSNRLLLDSLMAIQWQQQHPFPPLLDCNNMLMGSSSSLLLPQTQGQEFPFSSSSSSSISPSIYNYTGEANSSRSQTWQLPSASMDMANYWNLDDIDELVSTDLNNIPWVDSEIKP, from the coding sequence ATGGGATTGAGTTCTAAACAGGTTTCTAGCGATGGTGGTCATGGTTGGAGCCAACCTTTGTTGCAGGCTCAAACACTACCAAAAGCGTCAATAATCAAGAAGCGACACACACAAAACCAGCACCAGCAGCCATTGAAGTGTCCTAGATGTGATTCTTTGAACACAAAGTTTTGTTATTACAATAACTACAACAAATCACAGCCTAGACATTTCTGCAAGGCTTGTAAGAGACATTGGACTAAAGGTGGCACTCTCCGGAATGTACCTGTCGGTGGTGGTCGTAAAAACAAGCGGCTCAAGCCTGGCATCAAAGCTGTCAGCACCGCCATTAACACCAGCACTGCCTCTAGTGATAATAGCAATAGGCTGTTGCTTGATTCCTTGATGGCAATCCAATGGCAGCAACAACATCCATTTCCACCATTGTTGGACTGTAATAACATGCTAATGGGTTCATCATCATCCCTTTTGTTACCTCAAACTCAAGGCCAAGAATTCCCGTTTTCAAGCTCAAGTTCTAGCTCCATTTCACCAAGTATCTATAACTACACTGGCGAAGCAAACAGTAGTCGTTCACAGACATGGCAATTGCCTAGTGCAAGCATGGACATGGCAAATTACTGGAACCTGGATGATATTGATGAACTGGTCTCTACTGATCTCAACAACATACCATGGGTTGATTCTGAGATCAAACCATGA
- the LOC107925157 gene encoding protein RTF1 homolog codes for MADLENLLLEAAGRTGTGGRNRHSLPPSRRRREGSYSDGGSDSRDDDSDDDHGYASRKPSGSQVPLKKRLDPAERDDDQGSQEEGDYDDAGSGRERDSSDESDVGDDLYKNEEDRRQLAQLTELEREMILSERADKRGDKKFTEKIRSKRENDRPSRSQRETPPLPSSRGVRSSARSADRAAAKDDALNELRAKRLKQQDPEAHRKLRDASRGSSGNRGLSPVKRKPFTASSLSSSSQSESESRSNSEDEGSTGDGGMVDSEDERGTWGPNGPTFNDIKEITIRRSKLAKWFMEPFFEELIVGCFVRVGIGRSKTGAIYRLCMVRNVDATDPDRTYKLETKTTYKYLNVIWGNESSAARWQMAMISDSPPQEEEFRQLIREVERSGGRMPSKQDVLEKKEALQKAKTFVYSAATVKQMLQEKKSSSSRPLNVAAEKDRLRRDLEIAQSKHDDAEVERIKKRLQQLEASRQSQEKDAKAVRLAEMNRKNRVENFKNASGLKPVNTGLKAGEAGYDPFSRRWTRSRNYYNAKAPGGDAAAVANGDTNGAIGSGNGNDAGAAAAEAGRAATAAALQEAAGAGKLVDTNAPVDEGTESNMLHDFELPISLDVLRKFGGHEGAVAGFMARKQRIEATVGCRVPENDGRRHALTLTVSDYKRRRGLL; via the coding sequence ATGGCAGACTTAGAAAATTTGCTTCTTGAGGCAGCGGGAAGAACTGGTACTGGGGGAAGGAACCGACACTCACTTCCACCATCTAGAAGGCGACGTGAAGGTTCATATTCAGATGGGGGAAGTGACTCTAGGGATGATGATTCGGATGATGATCATGGGTATGCAAGTAGAAAACCGTCTGGTTCACAAGTTCCATTGAAGAAGAGGTTAGACCCTGCTGAAAGAGATGATGATCAGGGCAGTCAGGAAGAAGGTGATTATGATGATGCTGGTTCTGGTCGAGAGCGTGACAGCAGTGATGAATCTGATGTTGGTGACGATCTTTACAAGAATGAGGAAGACAGGAGACAGCTTGCGCAGTTGACTGAACTGGAAAGAGAAATGATTCTGTCGGAACGAGCAGATAAGAGAGGTGATAAGAAATTTACTGAGAAGATTAGATCGAAGCGGGAAAACGATAGGCCTAGCCGGTCACAGAGAGAGACTCCGCCTCTTCCTTCTTCTCGCGGAGTGCGGTCATCGGCTAGATCTGCGGATAGGGCTGCTGCTAAAGATGATGCCCTGAATGAGTTGAGAGCAAAACGGCTGAAGCAGCAGGATCCAGAGGCACATCGTAAGTTGAGAGATGCATCTAGAGGTAGTTCTGGCAACCGGGGCTTATCACCAGTCAAGAGGAAACCCTTCACTGCATCAAGTCTAAGTAGCTCTAGTCAGAGTGAGAGTGAAAGCAGGTCTAACAGTGAAGACGAAGGGTCAACTGGGGATGGCGGAATGGTTGATAGTGAGGATGAGAGGGGCACATGGGGGCCAAATGGGCCAACATTTAATGACATTAAGGAAATTACTATCAGAAGGTCAAAACTTGCAAAATGGTTTATGGAGCCATTTTTTGAGGAGTTGATTGTGGGTTGTTTTGTAAGAGTCGGTATTGGACGGTCAAAAACTGGCGCTATCTACAGGCTCTGCATGGTCAGGAATGTTGATGCCACGGATCCTGATCGGACATACAAACTAGAGACCAAGACAACATATAAGTACTTGAATGTGATTTGGGGAAACGAAAGCTCCGCTGCCAGGTGGCAGATGGCTATGATTTCAGACTCCCCACCGCAAGAGGAGGAGTTTAGACAATTGATTAGGGAGGTGGAGCGAAGTGGAGGCCGGATGCCGAGCAAGCAAGATGTGCTTGAAAAGAAAGAAGCATTACAGAAGGCCAAAACTTTTGTCTACTCAGCAGCTACCGTAAAGCAGATGTTGCAGGAGAAAAAGTCCAGTTCATCTAGACCGTTAAATGTTGCAGCTGAGAAGGACCGATTGAGAAGGGACCTAGAAATTGCACAAAGCAAGCATGATGATGCAGAGGTTGAGAGGATTAAGAAGAGACTGCAGCAACTAGAGGCCTCCCGGCAGTCACAGGAGAAAGATGCCAAGGCTGTTAGGTTGGCTGAGATGAACCGAAAGAACAGGGTTGAGAATTTCAAAAATGCATCTGGATTGAAACCTGTAAATACTGGTTTAAAAGCAGGGGAAGCTGGGTATGATCCATTTTCGAGGAGGTGGACTAGATCAAGGAACTACTATAATGCAAAGGCTCCTGGAGGAGATGCGGCAGCGGTAGCTAATGGTGACACAAATGGTGCAATTGGCAGTGGAAATGGCAATGATGCAGGGGCTGCTGCTGCTGAGGCTGGCAGGGCAGCCACAGCAGCTGCCTTGCAAGAAGCTGCAGGTGCGGGGAAATTGGTTGACACAAATGCCCCTGTCGATGAAGGGACAGAATCTAACATGCTACATGACTTTGAGCTTCCGATCTCATTGGACGTGCTTCGGAAGTTCGGTGGTCACGAGGGCGCGGTGGCTGGATTCATGGCCAGGAAACAAAGGATAGAAGCAACCGTTGGATGCCGAGTCCCCGAGAATGATGGAAGGAGACATGCTCTTACCTTGACAGTTAGTGACTACAAGAGAAGAAGAGGTCTCCTCTAg
- the LOC107924931 gene encoding uncharacterized protein, translating to MASTLLLALVFVIDLIAFGLAVAAEQRRSTATVHNNGNESFCVYDKDIATGLGVGSFLFLLVGQILIMVASRCLCCGKAMKPSGSRAWAVVLFITCWVFFLIAEVCLLAGSVRNAYHTKYKNLLDNPPSCATLRKGVFGAGAAFVFLTAVVSELYYVSYSKAARDEKPNNYARDTGVRMGNL from the exons ATGGCTTCAACGTTGTTACTGGCTCTGGTTTTTGTGATTGATCTTATTGCTTTTGGACTTGCTGTTGCTGCTGAGCAAAGGAGAAGCACC GCCACTGTTCACAATAATGGGAACGAAAGTTTTTGTGTTTATGATAAGGATATTGCAACTGGCTTAGGTGTAGGTTCATTCCTTTTCCTTCTAGTCGGTCAGATACTAATCATGGTGGCTAGCCGATGCTTATGCTGTGGTAAAGCCATGAAACCGAGTGGCTCTAGAGCATGGGCAGTTGTACTCTTCATCACTTGCTG GGTGTTCTTTCTCATCGCGGAGGTATGCTTGCTAGCAGGGTCGGTCCGTAACGCATACCACACCAAATACAAGAATCTCTTGGATAATCCTCCATCATGTGCAACGTTGAGAAAAGGTGTGTTTGGCGCCGGGGCTGCATTCGTTTTCTTAACGGCCGTAGTTTCCGAGCTTTACTATGTTAGCTACTCGAAAGCAGCTAGGGATGAGAAGCCTAACAACTATGCTAGGGACACTGGAGTGAGAATGGGAAACCTATAA